In Burkholderia sp. GAS332, one DNA window encodes the following:
- a CDS encoding 4Fe-4S dicluster domain-containing protein: MSTTPHTIFQRSAAPVTIDEDKCIADKGCTVCVDVCPLDLLAIDLTKGKAYMKFDECWYCMPCEKDCPTDAVRVEIPYLLR; encoded by the coding sequence ATGTCTACGACACCGCACACCATTTTCCAGCGCAGCGCAGCACCCGTCACAATCGACGAAGACAAATGCATCGCCGACAAAGGCTGCACGGTCTGCGTGGATGTGTGCCCGCTCGACCTACTCGCAATCGATCTGACCAAAGGCAAGGCCTACATGAAGTTCGACGAATGCTGGTACTGCATGCCGTGCGAGAAAGATTGCCCGACCGATGCGGTCAGGGTCGAGATTCCTTATCTGCTGCGCTAA
- a CDS encoding HEAT repeat, whose amino-acid sequence MTDISLPLTFDPDSLDPEAAELLPRLASADAAVRRIALLALADLEDEAVLGPIVAALRTDVSSDVRAQAAEVLGAWERADAVEALCEALADGAENVRDAAAQSLSNLKDPESGPLLAPWTTHRDPFVRQAALRGLRELRYAGALEPALAALAASEDVVRLEAVSVLGWLKSEQALGPLTAVAAQDPNAAVRRAAIGALGIGAAATEDTIAALLGALRDAAWQVREEAATTLGKLRVQSARDALIAALNDDYWQVRLQAVRALGKLGDATASAAIAALLIHAISNLRKEAALSLGELGDAASLPALQAAATDPDPEVRKAARIALTQIEKAQ is encoded by the coding sequence ATGACCGATATTTCGCTTCCGCTTACGTTCGACCCCGATTCCCTCGATCCGGAAGCCGCCGAACTTTTGCCGCGGTTGGCGTCCGCGGATGCCGCCGTGCGCCGCATCGCGCTCCTCGCGCTCGCCGACCTCGAAGACGAAGCCGTGCTCGGACCGATTGTCGCCGCCTTGCGCACCGACGTGTCATCGGACGTTCGAGCTCAGGCCGCCGAAGTGCTCGGCGCATGGGAACGCGCCGACGCGGTTGAGGCGCTGTGCGAAGCACTGGCCGATGGTGCGGAGAATGTGCGCGACGCGGCCGCGCAGAGCCTGTCCAATTTGAAAGACCCTGAATCGGGACCGCTGCTCGCGCCCTGGACCACGCATCGCGATCCGTTCGTGCGCCAGGCTGCGCTCCGCGGTCTGCGCGAATTACGCTACGCGGGCGCACTGGAACCAGCGCTAGCCGCGCTGGCGGCAAGCGAAGACGTTGTACGGCTCGAAGCCGTGAGCGTGCTCGGCTGGTTGAAGAGCGAACAGGCGCTTGGCCCTCTCACCGCCGTCGCCGCCCAGGATCCGAACGCCGCCGTACGACGCGCGGCAATCGGGGCCTTGGGCATCGGGGCTGCGGCGACGGAGGACACCATCGCCGCGTTGCTGGGCGCACTACGCGATGCCGCGTGGCAGGTCCGTGAAGAAGCGGCGACCACGCTCGGCAAACTGCGTGTGCAGTCCGCGCGGGATGCGCTGATCGCGGCGCTTAACGACGACTACTGGCAAGTCCGTTTGCAGGCGGTCCGCGCGTTGGGCAAACTCGGCGACGCAACCGCAAGCGCCGCAATCGCCGCCCTGCTCATCCATGCGATCAGCAATTTACGCAAGGAAGCCGCCTTGTCGCTAGGCGAACTGGGCGACGCTGCGTCGTTGCCGGCCTTGCAAGCCGCCGCGACCGATCCCGACCCGGAAGTCCGCAAAGCGGCCCGTATCGCCTTGACGCAGATTGAAAAAGCGCAATGA
- a CDS encoding DUF971 family protein gives MMNAPDHITVHAASERLSLTWNSGQTQWIDNATLRKRCPCSTCRRLAHAGQTARIEPRVAIVDVQPMGYGVQIVFSDGHAQGIYPWDYLASLA, from the coding sequence ATGATGAACGCCCCCGACCACATAACGGTTCACGCGGCGAGTGAGCGGTTGTCCTTGACGTGGAATAGCGGACAGACGCAGTGGATCGACAACGCGACGCTGAGGAAGCGGTGCCCTTGCTCGACATGCCGCCGCTTGGCGCATGCGGGTCAGACGGCGCGGATCGAACCGCGCGTCGCGATTGTCGACGTGCAGCCAATGGGCTACGGCGTGCAGATCGTGTTCAGCGATGGGCACGCGCAAGGGATTTATCCGTGGGATTATCTGGCGAGTCTTGCCTGA
- a CDS encoding sulfonate transport system substrate-binding protein, whose protein sequence is MASRKTLDASGTPANFDLTDPRRRTLLKAAAASAATFAAGALLPSQRAQAQTQSNGKVLRIGFQKYGNFVVLKAHGTLEKRLAAQGVSVQWLEFPAGPQLLEGLNAGAVDVGTVGETPPIFAQAAGVDFVYIGNEPPAPKGEAIVVPHDSPIRSVADLRGKKVALNRGSNVHFLLVKALQHAGLSYADIQPVFLTPADARAAFVQNSIDAWVIWDPYLAAIERQANARVIANGEGLVRNTQYYLAARKFADAQPHVLQELLAELDLVDRWSRDHIPAVASQLSPLVGLDAPTLELALNRASYSVLPIDATTLDYQQQIADTFTELKLIPKKLVVADAKWRTA, encoded by the coding sequence ATGGCTTCTCGCAAAACATTGGACGCATCAGGCACACCGGCAAACTTCGACTTGACCGATCCACGCCGGCGCACGCTGCTAAAGGCAGCGGCGGCAAGCGCGGCGACCTTCGCCGCCGGCGCTCTGCTGCCCTCGCAACGGGCTCAGGCTCAGACACAGTCCAACGGCAAAGTCCTGCGAATCGGCTTTCAGAAATACGGCAACTTCGTGGTTCTGAAAGCGCATGGCACGCTCGAGAAGCGGCTGGCCGCGCAGGGTGTGTCCGTGCAGTGGCTCGAATTCCCGGCTGGCCCCCAGCTTCTCGAAGGCCTGAACGCCGGGGCGGTGGATGTTGGGACGGTCGGCGAAACACCGCCGATCTTTGCCCAGGCCGCCGGCGTCGATTTCGTCTACATCGGCAATGAGCCGCCGGCGCCAAAGGGTGAGGCGATCGTCGTGCCGCATGATTCACCGATTCGCTCGGTCGCGGATTTGCGCGGCAAGAAAGTCGCATTGAACCGGGGGTCGAATGTCCACTTTCTCCTGGTCAAGGCGCTGCAGCATGCGGGACTGTCATACGCCGATATTCAGCCCGTGTTTCTGACACCGGCCGACGCACGTGCGGCGTTCGTGCAAAACAGCATTGATGCATGGGTGATCTGGGATCCCTATCTGGCCGCTATTGAAAGGCAAGCCAATGCGAGGGTGATCGCGAACGGTGAGGGTCTCGTGCGCAATACGCAGTACTACCTCGCCGCGCGTAAGTTCGCCGATGCGCAGCCCCACGTGCTGCAGGAACTGCTTGCCGAACTCGATCTGGTCGATCGATGGAGCCGCGACCATATTCCGGCGGTTGCCAGCCAGTTGTCGCCGCTTGTCGGTCTGGATGCGCCGACGCTCGAACTGGCATTGAACCGCGCCAGTTACAGTGTGCTACCCATCGACGCGACAACGCTCGACTACCAGCAACAGATTGCCGACACGTTCACCGAGTTGAAACTGATTCCGAAGAAACTCGTCGTGGCGGACGCGAAATGGCGCACTGCTTGA